CTGCGATTCCGGTGAATTTCACTGAGGCAGAGGATTACTACACGGCGGATATCAAAATCGGTTTCTACAGCGGCGATCACGGCGACGGTGAGCCGTTCGACGGAGTGTTGGGAGTGTTAGCTCACGCTTTTTCGCCGGAGAACGGGAGGTTCCATTTAGACGCAGCGGAAACATGGGCCGTTGATTTTGACGAAGAGAGATCGAAAGTCGCCGTGGATTTAGAATCCGTGGCGACCCATGAGATTGGGCATGTACTTGGGCTTGCTCATTCTTCGGTAAAAGATGCAGTAATGTACCCAAGTTTAAGCCCAAGAACGAAGAAAAGGGATTTGAAGCTTGATGACGTGGAAGGGGTCCAAGCTTTATATGGGTCAAACCCGAATTTTAAGTACACGTCATCGTTGGAACATGACacgtcatcatcatcaaatagaagaaaaacaatATCAAAGTGGACCACTTTAATTGGAATGGTGGCTTTGATCTTTTCATTGTGCTTATGATTTGATTGCttgtattttctatttttattttttttggatggcTATATTTAAAAGTTAGTGATGTATAAGATGATGTTGTAAGGATATTTAACACAGAAAAAAGAAGTAAAGAACATTCTTTAACAATGATTTAAAGGTTCTCTATATATTCTTTGTGAATCATTCTTGTTGGGTTGAATTATAGAAAGGAAGATAAAAGAGTCAAAGAAGAATTGGAAGTTTGGTTACCTTTGTGACTCTGTGGGAAGTTTTGTGGGTGGTGGCGGCCGCGACGGTGGTGGGTGGTGGTGGTGGCGGCGGCTTCATTTATTATCGGAGTTgaacttcatcataaaaaatcgaaattcaacttgaagttCAAGAGTCGAAACTTGTAGTACGTATGTAGGTTCGTTAGTCGAATTTAGAAGATTTTGTTCAAGTGAtaataaattcattaaatatgtataaatataaatttagaaCTCATTTATTATCATTAAAGCCGTCATTATAAAATTcagaatttataaaataaaaatcccaACCTCTATTGGTCgtcttcattttaatttttctttgcgAGTGAAAAGTGAAAcctaatgaattttttttgctGTCACTACTGCTTGTCAATTTGAATTGCATCAAAGCTCTCGTTCGAACTTCATATACGAGAATTCTAAACAAGAACTCGAGACATATTTGCTTGCACATAATAGTTATATCAAATAATTTAAGCGTAGTGGTTAAAAATTAGAGTAAGAATATGTTACTTAACCGTGAATAAAAGATAAGTATGCGTatgaaaaaatacaatttttttatatttatcaatttGATGGAAATATCACGAACAAGTTTGTTTTTAACAATTCCAAACTATTATGCttgatttctttattatttctgaATAAGAACTGGTAATTGCAAGATTAGGACTAGTCTAATTGGAAAGTAACTAGGAAAAAAAGATTCAATTTCAAAATGAGTGATTTGAACTTGCATCATTAATCAAGTACTAATTGCTTAATTGTGTAGATAGATAAGGCACggtttatactaaaaataaactATGGAAAGAGATGTATTACGAACAAATTGATTACAGTATTGAAATTGACAAATTATAATATAGAGAGATTAGGAAATTTTTGACACTTTATAGCCCATTCTATATCATACTATTACTATTTAAAGAAGAGACGTTAAAAGATATTTTAGATTATTCAAAATACTATAGAATGAAAGGAAAATAATGATAGAGAAGTAAGAAATAAAGCTccaaaatcatataaaattgtGTGTTGAACTTTAGTGTGGAGCCAATAAAAATGATAGtttccgtttcaatttgtttgtcttgtttttaaattatttttttccttcttaaaaatatttatttttttgataacttttaattttaatttaccaTATATAACATTACATATTTAAAGccacaaaattaaataatattttaatacgATCCAAATACAAATATGATATGTTTACGGCAAATGCTTACCACGATCGAAATTTGGTCTAGGTTTTGAAGTTGGTTTTCCACAATATTGGATTTGTCAATTGGAAGAAAGAAAGATTCACTTTTTGCACCCCTAGTGGTTACCCTCAcatgaaattttaaataaataaagaactGATTTTTGCATTTAAGGATGTAATCTAATGTTTAATAACGTgcagaaataataatattttaagtttagatttaaatgaaaataaatataaattactagataatttattttcatatgttCAAGTCTTGATGAAAGAGTTATGTCGAATCTATACTTATAAAAGGTAATATGTAATCGATGAAATAATTAATCGTAATACATAAAGTGACATCATATTTATATTGATGGAAGATATTTCAGTGGATGAATTACCCGAGGTGCAAGGAATTACACCATAGCTGTACTGATGAAAGATAACAAgatcatataaaaaaattagtcGAGATACATACAAATTAAGCCGATatcattttcattaaaaaaatagaaaaagaaaggatTGAAGTtcacatataaaaaaaatatgtgcgCCAAATACGTAATTGATCCAATAAGTTGGGTACTAAACGACGAATGTTGATAAAGATTTTGAgctaaaaccctaaaccctatcAACACTGTGTAGCTCCGAGATCTTGCCCAAAATTCCCCCTTTCCCTTTTGCTTTGGCTCTGTTACATATTTTCTACAAGGCTACAATGGCTTCAAGGTGTAGCAGAATTATCAGCAGGGCTTCCATTTCTTCTATCAGATCCGCTATAAAACTCAATTCCCAATCAGCTTCTTCTACGACGTCGTTTTCCAGTTTCTCTGCTTCAACCAGATCTGCTTCGTCTCCTCTCCGCCGTTTATCCTTTTCAAGGTACTTTGGGGCATAGTTGATTGATTGGACAATTGTGCTCTTACTCTCTTGtttgttaatttttataatttcctatttttagagttgtttttatatttatgttattCATTTATGTAGAATTCCGTCGGAGCTGGGAGGAGTGCAGTCAATGTTGCCCCTACACAATGCAGTTGCTACGGCGAGGATGACGTCATGCCTGAGCTCAACATCGAGGAGTTGCAGAGCTCTTTCACAGGGTACACTCTGCTGCACCTCTCCAGACCTCTAGCATGTTCATTTATtatcccacaaaataaaaaagaagtatGTGCTTGTTCTTACTGTTTGTACATGATTGTTAATTTATCTTTTTACTGTGCTATTTGTTTTTGTGGATGTTATAATTGGAGATTCAAAATCGGATCTTTTCGCCGGGGCAGGGGGAGTTTTTAAATGCTTAAATTACTACTAATTGCTTATATCCAAAGGAAATTCAATACGAGAGACATTTCATAGAatttaaaaattactaaaaCAATTACAACATCTTGCAATCAAAACCAGTTTCCTTATCAATACGTCTTCTTGCTGGAACCTGTACCAATCAGAAGTAGAGTTAGTGTTGCACAGTATTGAATTGGTTTGATGACCTTCTCAATCTTCCTTTTACTGAAACATATAGaatgattttatgatatttgtgaaatggtttaataTATTTGCCTAATCTGGtgctcttctccttctcctatTTCAACGTACCAGTGTTATTTAGGCAATTAGCTCTACCTACATCTTTTGACCAGTTGCTCTACCTACACCTTGCACCAGCTTCATGTACTTTTgagaaatattttgatatgGTGCATCTGTGTCTTGCATCCTATGTTAAAGATTGGACATTTTTATGTGAATTGGCGTCAGAAAAGCTCTTGTGGAATGACTTCCCTCCTCCCTTCCTTTCATCAATAAACTGTATGTAAGAGTGTCAGTGTCTTCTATTGAGTAGAAATTGTAGAGGAGTATGATGTAACATCCTTGCCTTACTAGCTCCGCCTCCACATAGGATGGTACCATATAACTTGTTTAACTTTCACAGGTTTGTTATAATGAGTAGTGACTAACAATAGAAATAGATTCACCCAATAGTGTTCCATCTTTTCACTTTTACTATAGAAAAGGAAGGAGAAATCtgaaagaaatatttctctatCATGAATGGAAAACCAACAAAGTAAAAGTGAGATGGTGAAATGTATTGCCTGTATACATCTATGAACAGAACATATGGTTGTGCAGTTGTGGTTTTACCTTGTTGAATAACTTAGTAGTTAAAAATAGCAACTAATAAGGATGAAACCTAAAATTATTAGTCGTGAAATTGGATATtcatttttgatttttgaaaatcatgtttCTAGTCTCTGttataaacaaaacaaaagcTCAATTTGGATGAAACAGAACAAGTAGTAGTCTGTATTTTATCATTAAGCACCTATTTTGTTGtttcattgtttttttcttttcttaaactCCCCATATTTTTGGTTTTCACTTCTGGGGCAGGGTGGTGGTGATTGACTTGTTGTAAAGGGTATGTATTGCTGTTCTTTGAAAACCCTAGGCTTATGCTGATGAGCCATTAAAGCTCTAAAGCTTACTGGGGCCCTGAGCTAGCATGAGTTTCCTCCTCTGAAGCAAATGCAGTCCAAGTTGGTTTGGCTGAAACCTTCCACTTCTAAAATGAACCAGATATAAATCTTCTCTTGCTTGTTCTTCTCTATGTTAGCTAATATATTTACCGAAACATTgctgataaaaaaatatgaatatcctGAGCACCTTTCCTAGTTAACCAAAATGGACATATATTTTGAGGTGGAAGGTTTTGATCAGCTATCTGACTGGAATATTTGGTTCCTGCAGGCACATGAGTTTCCAAAAGCATGAAAGAAATATACTGGGATATGACAGGCCTTCCTATTTTGCTTAAGTGCGTTCCTATCTTAGCACCAAGTTTTATCAGCACGTTTTAAGAAAACAATTAAATGAGTAGAATGGAAGTGAATTCTGTCTAGGGCTGCCATTTTTCTTTTCGCAACCTTCACATGCAATTATTGTATGTAAAAACTTAAAGTAAAAGCTTTCAGAATGAATACAGTTTTATTATCTTCTTGTTGATTATGTTGTTTACCTAGTTCTCATAGTAGTACTTTGGGTTTTTTGGAAAACTGTGTTTCTGCATCTTACCATTGTATGTAAAAACTTAAAGTAAAAGCTTTCAGAATGAATAAAGTTTTATTATCTTCTTGTTGATTATGTTGTTTACCTAGTTCTCATAGTAGTACTTTGGGTTTTTTGGAAAACTGTGTTTCTGCATCTTACCATTTTTAAAAAGGTTCATTTAATGGGTAATGTtctgataatatatttttgagaGTTACTTGCTTTCAATTGATTCCAAAGGCTAAAATTCACTCTGCAGACTGAAAGCTCACAATTCCTTGAcgatcaaataataataataatcgaAAGCTCATAATCATACCAATTCATCTGTTAGTTGAATGATTTTCCCATGCTTAAAGTGTCTTTCCAGGGGTTCTGTATGGTGGTTATTgtgagggagatattgtaaaagCTGTTTCAGTCTTGTGGCAAGACTGTTCAACGTTATTAGGAACCATGTTGTTGTCAGCTCTTTCTAGGGTAAAAGTATGATGGGTTCAGCAATACTTAATGAAGTAAATAATCTTATTCATAGAGCTAATCCCAACTTGCTTGGGATTGAGGAGTAGTTCTTTCATTCTCTCATCCACAATTTTTCTTTCTGTGATTtacactttttttaattttgccgGGGAAGTTTTGCATGGACTTTCAGGTCATAATAATTCCATATCTGCCTACATTTGTATGTATAAGCACTTCTTAGTCAATGTCAGCATTAGAAATGCTCTCAAGAATTATAGCAATCTTATCTATGAAAATGATCTCGTCGTTCTTTAAGAAACCCAAAATACAGGTCTATAATGAAATCTGTCACCAGTCTAGTTTTGTCTTTGAGAGTCCTGCTATGACTGTTAGTTATAGGTGGAGCTTATTAGGAGACTACAAGGAGCAGATTTAATGTATTAGTGATTGATCTTTAGTAACTTCCATGcatttttcttataaaaatattaatcttTAACAAATGCCATggttttgattttaataatatatCTGCTTATAACATATAACTAGTAAATGTGGAATCCCTTGACCCATTGATATGGTGAGTGAACATTTGATCTTTGTTAAAAGTGGTTAGGAAAGTGGGAATACGTAGGTTTTGCCTTTCAAATTGTGTAGGACTTTATCTGCTAAGAGGCGACAGTTCTTTGACTGTCACCTCCAGGGTTCTGccgaaaagaaagagaaagaacaaGAATTTTACAGGAGTCTGTTTGTCATAAAATAATTGTCTGACTTCAGTTGTTTTTATGTTAAGTTATTGTGCCCCTATTTGACAAAGCCTATTTTGGTAACAAGAATTTTCATTTTCCCAGATGATACTGAAGGAACGTGAAAATTTTTGCTCATCAGGAGGAGGTTGTATCTGCTTGAATTTAGCTACAAGATATTTTGCCTCGGCTTTAAATCTGCTTATTGTAGAGAAAAAGATGCACCAGAGATAAACCTACCcttattctttttcaaatacTTGAATGCAAATTTGTCTTGTATGTAACACTTaggtttattttttttcttttagtggCAACTGTATCTGCAACAAAATGTATTTGATTGATTTAAGGAATCTAACCTatcctatttttgatctttGCATTTTGTATTTTGCCTCTTGATATTTCTCCTGATACGAGTCTTTTGTGTTTGTGGCAATAGAGCTGGGTCTATCGGTACCAAGGTGACTTGCTAGCAGATTGTTAAAGAAAGCTGTCAACTCTTTGATGGAAAGGCAAGATTTTGTCCTAGATAAGGCAGTTCTGTCATGACTGTTCAAACTTTATAAAGGTGGTAACAATATTTGAATGTATTGAACTTTCAGCTGGTTTTGCCGTTAATACTGAGTTCTGATTGCTCGATTATTTGGAAACTTACTTTGGAATAatccttatttcattatttttggggGAGTATTTGTTATACTGAGAATTGATAAGGTTGTGGGTTGTATAACAAAGGCTTCTTGTTTTCCCAAAATTGCTTCTTTATGTTTTCGACCAACTTGTTATGTTGGGAAGACAAAAAGGTCGAGTTTTAATGAAGACATCTCGTCAGTTACTTTTTGGCTGTGAACATTGATATGTTTTCATTAGTATCAGGATGCCAACTGCAATGAATAAACGCTTATTCAAGCAAGCAGCGCAACGATATTGTTAGACGGATTAATACATTGGTGTACATGAACACAAGAGACTCGCCCATATTGATATGTTTAGGGTCAGAAAAGGGAAACATCAAACAATTGGTTTGTAGCTTTTTGCAGCATGAAACAGTTGCTGCACCTTCAAATACGTTGTGTACTGTTGCAGCCCTTCCCGGAATAGTTAAATATAAGGCTATAGGCATTCTGACTTGCCAATACTTTGATAAGTAGAGTTGATGGATAAAGTTATCCGTGCTGGTAAGAGGTAACAAGTGTTTAATGGAATAATTGAGGCACTAAATGTACTTGTGTTGTCCTCAAGCACGATTAAATACGACATGGCATCTCCTAAACTTAATCATGACAACGTAAGCTAACATTTGTGACTGTACTTGCAGTACTGTCGCccctttatttatatttttgcacACAAGGGTGTAGCTCAATGGTCATTAAATGAGTTGAGAACTGACCATTGGAGGCAACAACACTAGGGAAGTTCTTCTCATTGGACGTAAGTTCGGACACCACGGTTATAAAAAAAGTTCTTCGGACGTAAGTTCGGACACCACGGTTATAAAAAAATGTAGTGTTAAGGGACACAATCAATATTTACTCGTTTCTTCATGGTAGGTTAGTGTTTATGTTGCACATCAATGAAGTTGACAAATAGGAAGCCCCAATTCAGCACTCAGACATGCATATACATTCTTTTTGTTAATTAAGGTTCAAGGTAGGCTGTCTTCTTTTTAGCCCTTGTATTTGGGATTTGATTTGTGAGACATACCAATTTACTTATTTCTCGAATATTAGTTAGGGGAACCTGACCAGCAACTTTTGGTCATAAGGGCATTGTTATAATCTTTTTATCATTTAATAGATGGAATTGTATTTGAGTTTTCCACATTGATCCAACTCCGACCAGCTTCTTTTCTTACTCTTGTCTCCTTCATCTGCTCCCTCATGCCACCAACATCGATCCACTTCCTATGCAATGCATACATATTAGACATTAGTACATAAACAAACTCGTTATCACCTTCCAATTCTATCAGCTTTGCAGCTGCCATTTCTGCTATCGTTATATCTCCACAAGTGACAGAAGCACCTAGTAGTGCCTTCCAAATTAATCCACAGTTTTCAAATCCGagttcataaatcattttctctGCCTTACTCACGTCCCCTTCTTGTCCCATGAGCTTAATCATTGAAGAGCAGTGTTCCGGCATGGGACAGATACCATAATCATTGACCATCAATTCAAAATAGTCATTTGCAGCCTCGAAAGATATTCTGTTATGCCAACATGCAGCCAAGACATTCACGAATGTAATACCATCTGGTAGTAAATCTTTCACCGATTTCAACTGCTCAAACAGCCGGATCACTTCATCTGAATTACCATTATGACCATGTCCAGATATAATCGTGTTCCATGTTATCAGATTCTTCACAGGGAGCCATCCAAACAGAATGTCAGCTTCATTCATTTGCCCACATTTAGAATACATGTCAATGAGAGCAGTTCCAACAACAACAGTCTCGTTCACGCCATACTTTACTGTGCAACAATGGATCAACTTTCCCCATGTTATAGCTGCTATATTAGCAATGCCACTTAATATACTTGAAAAGGTGAATTGATCCATAAGAACATTACTAAGATGCATGTTTTGAAAAAATTGCAGAGCTTCTTTCGCTCTTCCTCTGTTGACATATCCTGTTATTATCGAATTCCATGAAGATGAATTCGGGCATGGCATTCTTGATAACATATCAACAGCGTCTTCTATGTTACCAAACTGTGCCACACCACTAATTAGCTCGTTGTATGACACCGTATCAGGTTCAGGCATTTGATGTAAGAAAACAAATGCCTGATCAAGCCTGCTGTTTCTTGCATTTGCTGCAATGACTGAATTCCAAGAAATCGTATCTTTCTCCATCATACCATTGAACACCCTCGTCGATTCTTCAGCAGAGCCACATTTTCCATACATGTCAATCAAAGAATTTGAGACCACAATGCTGCACTCTACACCAAATTTCACAATATTGGAATGTACCAATTTCCCTAGTTGTACTAAACCAAGTGATCCACATGCTGATAAAGCAGCTGTAAAAGAGTACGAATCGGAACAAAGTTCCGATCTTTCCAGTTGAATAAACAAGTTCAGAGCTGCAGTAAACTGCCCAGAACGAACATAACCTGATATCAACGTATTCCAAGTAACAACATTTGTTTCAGTCATTTCGTCAAACAGTTGTTGTGCATTACCCAAAAGCTGAGACTTCACATAGAAATTGACCAAAGCTGTAGCAACAAAGACATTGCTGACAAACCCAGATTTTAAAATACAGCAATGAAGCTGCTCACCATGAGAAAACCAACCAAGATTGGTACATGAACGGGTCAAGTGAACTAGAGAATAAGCATTAAGCTTAGAAccagaattcaagatttgaaagtCCTTAAACAGGGCCATTTCAGAACTAATTTTTGAATTGAAGTCATCTTCTTGATGGGGTTTTGTAGTGCTGCTAATGGACTTAGAGAAGAAACAACCTTGCTGCCTTTTGCTAAGTAGCTGCACAGAGCATTTCTTTACCAGTTGATGAGTTCTTGGcataataattcaaggaaaCTTTGCCCTCATATTTAGAACAAATGCAGACACAGTAATTCCATCATCCTATAACATTTTAGGCCAACCAACACAAATTCCACCAGCGAAG
The genomic region above belongs to Solanum dulcamara chromosome 5, daSolDulc1.2, whole genome shotgun sequence and contains:
- the LOC129888514 gene encoding putative pentatricopeptide repeat-containing protein At5g47460 — its product is MPRTHQLVKKCSVQLLSKRQQGCFFSKSISSTTKPHQEDDFNSKISSEMALFKDFQILNSGSKLNAYSLVHLTRSCTNLGWFSHGEQLHCCILKSGFVSNVFVATALVNFYVKSQLLGNAQQLFDEMTETNVVTWNTLISGYVRSGQFTAALNLFIQLERSELCSDSYSFTAALSACGSLGLVQLGKLVHSNIVKFGVECSIVVSNSLIDMYGKCGSAEESTRVFNGMMEKDTISWNSVIAANARNSRLDQAFVFLHQMPEPDTVSYNELISGVAQFGNIEDAVDMLSRMPCPNSSSWNSIITGYVNRGRAKEALQFFQNMHLSNVLMDQFTFSSILSGIANIAAITWGKLIHCCTVKYGVNETVVVGTALIDMYSKCGQMNEADILFGWLPVKNLITWNTIISGHGHNGNSDEVIRLFEQLKSVKDLLPDGITFVNVLAACWHNRISFEAANDYFELMVNDYGICPMPEHCSSMIKLMGQEGDVSKAEKMIYELGFENCGLIWKALLGASVTCGDITIAEMAAAKLIELEGDNEFVYVLMSNMYALHRKWIDVGGMREQMKETRVRKEAGRSWINVENSNTIPSIK
- the LOC129889847 gene encoding protein NONRESPONDING TO OXYLIPINS 2, mitochondrial isoform X2; protein product: MASRCSRIISRASISSIRSAIKLNSQSASSTTSFSSFSASTRSASSPLRRLSFSRIPSELGGVQSMLPLHNAVATARMTSCLSSTSRSCRALSQELGLSVPR
- the LOC129889847 gene encoding protein NONRESPONDING TO OXYLIPINS 2, mitochondrial isoform X1, which produces MASRCSRIISRASISSIRSAIKLNSQSASSTTSFSSFSASTRSASSPLRRLSFSRIPSELGGVQSMLPLHNAVATARMTSCLSSTSRSCRALSQGTLCCTSPDL
- the LOC129889847 gene encoding protein NONRESPONDING TO OXYLIPINS 2, mitochondrial isoform X4: MASRCSRIISRASISSIRSAIKLNSQSASSTTSFSSFSASTRSASSPLRRLSFSRIPSELGGVQSMLPLHNAVATARMTSCLSSTSRSCRALSQGT
- the LOC129889847 gene encoding protein NONRESPONDING TO OXYLIPINS 2, mitochondrial isoform X3, whose translation is MASRCSRIISRASISSIRSAIKLNSQSASSTTSFSSFSASTRSASSPLRRLSFSRIPSELGGVQSMLPLHNAVATARMTSCLSSTSRSCRALSQDDTEGT